A window of Clostridium sp. 'White wine YQ' contains these coding sequences:
- a CDS encoding polysaccharide deacetylase family protein has translation MKKRGWRVTSFFKLLVSTVIVSSLSAIMFYKVLNSRSETIKTSAIGNKQQKVISAIDAEKDNQVPNITEKNEQQIEDISKEKEGSNVISVHNMLINHTNLHKDRKVAYLTFDDGPSTTVTPKILDILKQNNIKATFFVLGELIDKSEASKNVLRRIVEEGNSIGNHTYTHKFNVLYPHGVVDTNAFMQEIDRTNNSINSILGEKYTPKAIRYPGGHMSWKGEDEVDKQLLSRGLYYIDWNCIIGDAESKKKTKDGLFKKFKDTQNLNKKDNDLVILMHDSYGKEETANVLPEIIDDLRREGYQFDIIK, from the coding sequence ATGAAAAAGAGAGGCTGGAGAGTAACTTCATTTTTTAAATTGTTAGTTAGTACAGTTATAGTAAGCAGTTTATCTGCAATTATGTTTTATAAAGTATTAAATAGTAGGAGTGAAACAATAAAAACATCAGCTATAGGTAATAAACAACAAAAGGTAATATCAGCAATTGATGCAGAAAAAGATAATCAAGTACCTAATATAACTGAAAAAAATGAACAACAAATAGAAGATATATCAAAAGAAAAAGAAGGAAGTAATGTAATAAGTGTACATAATATGTTAATAAATCATACAAATTTACATAAAGATAGAAAAGTAGCGTATCTTACATTTGATGACGGCCCTTCTACAACTGTTACACCTAAGATACTAGATATATTAAAGCAAAACAATATAAAAGCCACTTTTTTTGTATTAGGGGAACTTATTGATAAATCAGAAGCATCAAAGAATGTACTAAGGAGAATAGTAGAAGAAGGTAATTCTATAGGTAATCATACATATACACATAAATTTAATGTTTTATATCCGCATGGAGTAGTAGATACAAATGCGTTCATGCAGGAAATAGATAGGACAAATAACTCTATAAATTCGATTTTAGGGGAAAAATATACTCCAAAGGCAATAAGATATCCAGGGGGACATATGTCGTGGAAAGGAGAAGATGAAGTGGACAAGCAACTTCTTTCTAGAGGACTTTATTACATTGATTGGAACTGTATTATTGGTGATGCAGAAAGCAAGAAAAAGACAAAAGATGGACTTTTTAAGAAATTCAAAGATACTCAAAATTTAAATAAAAAAGATAATGATCTAGTTATATTAATGCATGACTCTTATGGAAAAGAGGAAACAGCTAACGTGCTGCCAGAAATAATAGATGATTTAAGAAGAGAAGGATACCAATTTGATATAATAAAATAA
- a CDS encoding response regulator transcription factor: protein MYKILIVEDEDSIRGFLNINFKRNDFEVIEAANGEEGIQKALLEKPDVTLLDLMLPGIDGYKVCEVLRKEHPKMGIIMLTAKGQDIDKIMGLEYGADDYVVKPFNPIELTLRVKSLLRRLDIEDKETDRIESGEFLIDVYSQKVYKSNVEIDLTPKEYMMLKIFMENPGKAFTRDELLNLVWDYNFFGDSKIVDVNIRRLRSKIEDNPSVPDHIETVWGTGYRWKE, encoded by the coding sequence ATGTATAAGATACTGATTGTTGAAGACGAAGATAGCATAAGAGGTTTTTTAAATATAAACTTTAAAAGAAATGATTTTGAAGTTATAGAAGCCGCAAATGGAGAAGAAGGAATACAAAAGGCTTTACTCGAAAAACCTGATGTAACACTTCTAGATTTGATGCTTCCAGGCATAGATGGATATAAAGTATGTGAAGTGCTAAGAAAAGAACATCCTAAAATGGGAATAATAATGCTTACAGCCAAGGGACAGGACATAGATAAGATTATGGGACTAGAATATGGGGCAGATGATTATGTTGTGAAGCCATTTAATCCAATTGAATTAACATTGAGGGTAAAATCTCTATTAAGAAGATTGGATATTGAAGACAAAGAAACAGATAGGATTGAAAGTGGTGAATTCCTGATAGATGTCTATTCACAAAAAGTATATAAAAGTAATGTGGAAATTGACTTAACTCCAAAGGAGTATATGATGCTTAAGATATTCATGGAGAATCCAGGGAAAGCATTTACAAGAGATGAATTATTGAATTTAGTATGGGATTACAATTTTTTTGGTGATTCGAAAATAGTTGATGTTAACATAAGAAGACTTAGATCAAAGATTGAAGACAA